From the genome of Ammoniphilus sp. CFH 90114, one region includes:
- a CDS encoding NAD(P)/FAD-dependent oxidoreductase: MAIWNAVKNASEFGIFLPERTLDWSHVVKRKNEIIGRFVGGKGPYLEKMGVDLVMGEARFVSPQEIEVSGQRYKAQRFLIGVGSESVIPSIEGVEHGITSKELLFMEKLPESMVVIGGGIIGMEFGHVFASAGTRVTVVQRADRVLMTEDVESSRIIEEVSRKRGMDILLSCNVQKITAEGERKTVHVTTQDGDKAVEAEVVLLATGRKPAIQGLGLDAAGVEYTDRGIKVNDYLQTTSESIYAAGDSIGGYMFTPIAAKQAQVAVRNALKGNHQKPDYQYMTRAIFTLPPIGSVGLTEEEAKKQGIDIAVGKLPYAHSGTAILLGETEGHFKVIVDRNTRRIVGGHFVGQDADELIHLITVAIKGNLTIDDFVDIIPVHPTLAESLIEFLRGIR; encoded by the coding sequence ATGGCAATATGGAATGCGGTAAAGAATGCCTCTGAATTTGGAATCTTTTTACCGGAACGTACTCTAGATTGGTCTCATGTAGTCAAGCGTAAGAATGAGATTATTGGGAGATTTGTTGGGGGAAAAGGACCTTATTTAGAAAAAATGGGTGTTGATTTAGTGATGGGAGAGGCCCGATTCGTTTCACCGCAAGAGATTGAGGTCAGCGGACAACGGTATAAGGCCCAACGTTTTTTAATCGGGGTAGGCTCGGAGTCCGTGATTCCATCTATAGAAGGCGTGGAGCATGGGATCACGAGTAAAGAGCTTTTGTTCATGGAGAAGCTGCCTGAGAGTATGGTCGTCATCGGCGGCGGGATTATCGGGATGGAGTTTGGTCATGTGTTTGCGAGTGCCGGGACCCGTGTGACCGTAGTACAGCGTGCGGATCGTGTGTTAATGACGGAAGATGTGGAGAGCTCTCGGATAATCGAAGAGGTCTCTCGTAAGAGAGGCATGGATATTCTCCTGAGTTGTAACGTTCAGAAGATTACAGCCGAAGGGGAGCGAAAAACCGTTCACGTCACCACACAGGACGGAGATAAGGCGGTTGAAGCCGAAGTGGTCCTCCTTGCCACGGGAAGAAAGCCAGCCATCCAAGGGCTTGGACTAGATGCAGCAGGGGTGGAATATACAGATCGGGGGATCAAGGTCAATGATTATCTGCAAACGACCTCGGAAAGCATCTATGCAGCGGGAGACTCCATTGGTGGATATATGTTTACGCCGATTGCCGCGAAGCAGGCTCAAGTAGCTGTTCGTAATGCGCTAAAGGGTAATCATCAGAAGCCGGATTATCAGTATATGACACGAGCGATCTTTACCTTACCTCCGATTGGGAGTGTCGGCTTGACCGAAGAGGAAGCGAAGAAGCAAGGGATCGACATCGCGGTTGGCAAGCTGCCTTATGCCCACTCCGGTACGGCCATCCTATTAGGGGAAACAGAGGGTCATTTTAAAGTCATAGTCGATCGGAACACTCGACGGATTGTAGGGGGTCATTTTGTCGGGCAAGATGCTGATGAGTTAATTCATCTCATCACGGTGGCTATAAAGGGGAATTTGACGATCGATGATTTTGTTGACATTATTCCCGTTCACCCCACATTGGCTGAGTCACTGATCGAATTCTTAAGGGGAATAAGGTAA
- a CDS encoding DUF3939 domain-containing protein — MLNFIKKWFGSPNSPKPPVEVQWPVKDISIGQVRKAAAAFLKEKPEGIPFSVLIKDDHEIDYTFLTPYLKAIPRQTYYMSRETYEIFEDRNFAKTIDKIQRAVDDYVDMEGKFPIQDGNPEMKICYMKLRSYLNDTPSFETYLTADENLITWRKPILQ; from the coding sequence TTGTTAAACTTTATAAAGAAATGGTTTGGCTCTCCAAACTCCCCTAAGCCCCCGGTAGAGGTACAATGGCCAGTGAAAGACATTTCGATTGGCCAAGTACGGAAGGCGGCTGCTGCATTCCTGAAGGAAAAGCCTGAAGGCATCCCTTTTAGTGTCTTGATTAAGGATGATCATGAGATAGATTATACTTTCTTAACTCCTTATCTTAAAGCGATTCCTAGACAGACTTACTATATGTCGCGGGAGACGTATGAGATTTTTGAGGATAGAAATTTTGCCAAGACGATTGATAAAATTCAGCGTGCCGTGGATGATTATGTGGATATGGAAGGGAAATTCCCGATACAAGATGGAAATCCTGAGATGAAGATTTGTTATATGAAGCTACGGAGTTATCTAAACGATACTCCTTCATTTGAAACCTACTTAACGGCTGATGAGAATCTGATTACTTGGAGAAAGCCGATTCTTCAATAA
- a CDS encoding oxidoreductase, which translates to MEIRKVKGMKIIITGANSGIGYEAAKFLARHGAHIVLAVRSEEKGRYAVQSIEKEHQGASVSTMKLDLSDLASVKRFSDAYQERFDQLGILINNAGVMAPPYQKTKDGFELQFGANHLGHFALTGQLLPLLKATPSARVVTLSSIAHRGASIDFNNLDGSKGYNKMKFYGQSKLANLLFAKELDNRLKKAEINVISLACHPGIASTNLFKLGGERMQSFLKTLLQAFFQSPEMGVLPTLYAATEPTLKGGEYIGPDGRGNRKGNPHIEVPAKEVYNEATMKKLWDVSEELTGVVYDFS; encoded by the coding sequence TTGGAAATACGAAAAGTAAAGGGTATGAAGATCATCATTACCGGAGCGAATAGCGGTATTGGTTATGAAGCAGCCAAGTTTCTTGCAAGGCATGGTGCCCATATTGTACTTGCAGTTCGGAGTGAGGAAAAAGGCCGGTATGCAGTACAAAGTATTGAGAAAGAACATCAGGGCGCAAGCGTTTCGACCATGAAGCTGGATCTGTCAGATCTAGCCAGTGTAAAAAGATTTTCCGATGCCTATCAAGAACGGTTCGACCAACTGGGCATCTTGATTAACAATGCGGGTGTGATGGCTCCTCCCTACCAGAAAACGAAGGACGGTTTCGAATTGCAATTTGGCGCTAACCATTTAGGTCACTTTGCCTTAACCGGACAGCTACTACCTTTGTTGAAAGCGACACCCTCTGCCCGTGTAGTTACTTTGAGCAGCATTGCACACAGAGGAGCCTCCATCGACTTTAACAACCTTGATGGTTCGAAAGGGTACAACAAGATGAAGTTTTATGGGCAAAGCAAGCTTGCCAACCTTCTTTTTGCCAAAGAACTTGACAATAGACTGAAGAAAGCTGAAATAAACGTCATCAGCTTGGCCTGTCACCCGGGAATTGCTTCAACGAATCTGTTTAAGCTCGGCGGGGAACGCATGCAGTCGTTCTTGAAGACCTTGCTCCAAGCGTTCTTTCAGTCACCGGAGATGGGAGTTTTGCCTACGCTGTACGCGGCGACCGAACCCACGCTGAAAGGTGGGGAATACATTGGACCCGACGGAAGAGGAAACCGCAAAGGGAACCCTCATATCGAAGTGCCAGCCAAGGAGGTCTACAATGAAGCAACCATGAAGAAACTGTGGGATGTGTCCGAGGAATTAACAGGTGTCGTGTATGATTTTTCTTAA
- a CDS encoding LysR family transcriptional regulator, translating into MDLKTLKTFHMIVKYGSFHRAADEMNYVQSTVTMQIQKLESELGILLIERGKKIRLTEAGRLFYEQSLPIMKDIDRLEKNLLDLQLGESGNIRLGVTEPTASYRLPRILESFLTQYPKIRIAIEVANTPTLSERLLKGDLDLALCSTPDIGSDLHFEPWFKESFVVLMPENHPLAHLSAVSPEDIRSHRLLITSATCPYRKKLEMVLQESGNIPIETMEIGSMTALPYYVESGLGIALVPEIALKPIPAGTTIRPLNGSLVHMTFGVLFKSSDYPLKQASAKLYEFLKENCK; encoded by the coding sequence ATGGATCTTAAAACGTTAAAAACTTTCCATATGATCGTGAAGTATGGCAGCTTCCATCGTGCAGCTGATGAAATGAACTATGTGCAATCTACTGTCACGATGCAGATACAGAAGCTTGAGTCTGAATTGGGCATTCTGCTTATCGAACGCGGGAAAAAAATCCGCTTAACCGAAGCGGGAAGGCTATTCTACGAACAAAGTTTGCCGATCATGAAGGACATTGATCGGTTAGAAAAGAATTTATTGGATTTACAACTAGGGGAAAGTGGTAATATTCGTTTAGGGGTTACGGAGCCAACAGCCAGTTACCGATTGCCGAGGATCTTAGAGAGCTTTTTAACTCAGTATCCCAAGATTCGAATCGCCATAGAGGTTGCTAACACGCCAACGCTAAGCGAGCGGCTTCTTAAAGGGGATCTGGACCTAGCTCTATGTTCAACACCGGATATCGGTTCTGACCTGCATTTTGAACCGTGGTTTAAGGAAAGCTTTGTGGTCTTGATGCCGGAAAATCATCCTCTTGCCCATCTTTCAGCGGTTTCGCCGGAGGATATTCGGTCACATCGTCTCCTCATTACTTCAGCCACTTGTCCATACCGCAAGAAACTGGAGATGGTTTTACAAGAATCAGGGAATATACCGATAGAAACCATGGAAATTGGCAGCATGACCGCTTTACCCTATTATGTCGAAAGCGGGTTAGGTATAGCACTCGTGCCAGAAATCGCTTTAAAACCTATTCCTGCAGGCACAACGATTCGGCCTTTGAACGGCAGCCTTGTTCATATGACCTTCGGCGTCCTCTTCAAATCATCGGATTATCCATTAAAGCAGGCAAGTGCCAAGCTCTATGAATTCTTAAAAGAGAATTGCAAATAA
- a CDS encoding SDR family NAD(P)-dependent oxidoreductase, translated as MDLKDKVALVTGGGTGIGRATSLALAERGAYVAVNYSRSKTDADETVQLIMNKGGRAIAIQADVSRDQEVREMVRQVVEQFGTIDVLVNNASITRHIPFDDLEAATEEVWDELYNVNVKGMYYCARAVASFMKTNQQGAIVNLGSIAGQTGLGSSLPYAVSKAAVHGLTKSLARALAPDIRVNCVVPGAVSTRWWAGREEQMKRLAPHLLLQRISTPEDIATLICAALEQEAMTGQIITVDSGQTL; from the coding sequence ATGGATTTAAAAGATAAAGTGGCTCTTGTTACAGGCGGTGGCACAGGAATTGGGAGGGCTACTTCTCTTGCACTAGCCGAACGAGGGGCATACGTCGCCGTAAACTATTCGCGCTCAAAAACTGACGCTGATGAAACCGTTCAACTCATCATGAACAAAGGTGGACGCGCTATAGCCATTCAAGCCGATGTCTCGAGGGATCAGGAGGTTCGAGAAATGGTAAGACAAGTGGTCGAGCAATTTGGAACCATTGATGTACTCGTGAATAATGCCAGTATTACACGACACATTCCCTTTGATGATCTAGAAGCGGCTACAGAAGAAGTGTGGGACGAACTGTATAACGTCAATGTCAAAGGAATGTACTACTGCGCGCGCGCTGTTGCTTCTTTCATGAAAACGAATCAGCAAGGTGCCATCGTGAATCTTGGTAGTATTGCTGGGCAAACAGGATTAGGCTCCTCTCTTCCTTACGCCGTTTCGAAAGCAGCCGTTCACGGTCTGACGAAATCGCTAGCACGTGCCTTGGCACCGGATATTCGAGTCAACTGCGTGGTACCGGGCGCCGTGTCGACAAGATGGTGGGCGGGAAGAGAAGAACAAATGAAGAGATTAGCCCCTCATCTTTTATTGCAACGGATCTCCACACCTGAAGATATAGCTACACTGATTTGTGCAGCCTTAGAACAAGAAGCCATGACAGGCCAAATCATTACAGTGGACAGCGGACAAACGTTGTAA
- the dat gene encoding D-amino-acid transaminase, which yields MILLNDRFIEDAEDSINIEDRGYQFGDGVYEVIRVYNGGCFRLNAHIHRLEQSASKIKMTLPFSSEEVSNRLLELVKRNGLQDGNIYIQVTRGVAPRTHHFPYQSTPVVVAYTQETKRPIEQNKHGIKAILSEDIRWHRCDIKSLNLLGNVLAKQAAKESGCEEAILHRGNIVSEGSSTNVFIVKNELIYTHPANNLILEGITRAEVFRLAREITREIIEEPISVKELLNADEVFVTSTTMEIAPVIQVDQEVIGNGSPGPVTQMLQKVYEHQVMLSSKGTINK from the coding sequence ATGATTCTGTTAAATGATAGGTTTATCGAAGATGCCGAAGATTCGATTAATATCGAAGACCGTGGCTACCAATTTGGTGATGGAGTGTATGAAGTAATTCGTGTTTACAATGGCGGCTGTTTTAGACTAAATGCTCATATTCATCGTTTAGAACAAAGTGCATCCAAAATTAAAATGACTTTGCCATTTTCATCGGAGGAAGTTAGTAATAGATTGCTAGAGCTTGTTAAAAGAAATGGACTACAAGATGGCAATATATACATCCAGGTTACGCGCGGCGTAGCACCTAGAACACATCATTTTCCTTACCAATCTACTCCAGTGGTAGTTGCATATACCCAAGAAACGAAGCGACCTATCGAACAGAACAAACACGGAATAAAAGCAATATTAAGTGAGGATATTCGTTGGCATCGCTGTGACATAAAAAGCTTAAATTTACTAGGAAATGTATTAGCAAAGCAAGCAGCAAAGGAATCTGGATGTGAAGAGGCCATATTACATCGTGGCAATATTGTATCAGAAGGAAGCTCTACAAATGTGTTTATAGTTAAAAATGAATTGATATATACACACCCAGCCAACAATCTAATTCTGGAAGGGATAACGCGAGCAGAAGTATTCCGTCTAGCAAGGGAGATCACACGTGAAATTATTGAAGAGCCCATATCGGTAAAAGAATTACTTAATGCTGATGAAGTTTTTGTCACAAGTACTACAATGGAAATTGCACCTGTAATCCAGGTTGATCAAGAAGTAATTGGCAATGGCAGTCCTGGTCCTGTTACTCAAATGCTACAAAAAGTATATGAACATCAAGTAATGCTTAGTAGTAAAGGCACTATTAATAAATGA
- a CDS encoding P1 family peptidase: MKIRELGYSIGRLPTGEKNCITDVTGVRVGHVTLNHPITDRVNEYACTGVTAILPHSKNLFKEKVIATTYVFNGFGKSTGLVQVNELGQLESPIMLTNTFAVPSVTQGTLEYMLEQNPEIGETTGTINIVVGECNDSYLNSIRYMPVQTEHAREAIFKASTNRVEEGAVGAGTGMICFDYKGGIGCSSRLITISESGETYTVGCLVLSNFGKQEELYNYSRFIKRNNSDGEGNNSSSQERSMDGSIMIVLATDAPLSERQLNRVAKRCGIGLGRTGSHMSHGSGDIVIAFSTAQICQHFNNDSKEKLTTLREDKPIMNNLFTAAAEVTEEAILNSISCAVTTTGRKGRQVESFPYSLLTE, from the coding sequence ATGAAAATCAGAGAACTTGGTTATTCTATAGGCCGTTTACCTACGGGTGAAAAGAACTGTATTACTGATGTGACAGGCGTAAGAGTTGGGCATGTTACGCTGAATCATCCCATTACAGACCGAGTTAACGAATATGCATGCACTGGTGTAACTGCTATTTTACCTCACAGTAAGAACCTTTTTAAAGAAAAGGTTATTGCCACGACCTATGTCTTTAATGGTTTTGGTAAATCCACAGGACTAGTGCAAGTGAACGAATTAGGGCAGCTAGAATCTCCAATCATGTTAACTAACACATTTGCTGTACCTTCTGTTACGCAAGGGACTTTAGAGTATATGCTAGAGCAAAATCCGGAAATTGGTGAAACAACTGGGACAATCAATATCGTGGTTGGAGAATGCAATGACAGCTACTTAAACTCAATTAGGTATATGCCTGTCCAAACTGAGCATGCTAGGGAAGCTATTTTTAAAGCTTCAACCAATAGAGTTGAAGAAGGTGCGGTGGGTGCTGGCACTGGAATGATCTGTTTCGATTATAAGGGAGGCATTGGTTGTTCATCTCGTTTGATAACTATATCTGAAAGTGGAGAAACATATACGGTAGGTTGTCTTGTATTAAGTAATTTTGGTAAACAAGAAGAGTTGTATAATTACAGTCGTTTTATAAAACGTAATAACTCAGATGGTGAAGGAAATAATTCCTCCTCACAAGAAAGGTCAATGGATGGTTCCATCATGATCGTTTTAGCAACGGATGCACCACTGAGCGAGCGGCAGTTGAATAGAGTTGCCAAACGGTGTGGAATAGGCTTAGGTAGAACGGGAAGTCATATGAGCCATGGAAGTGGGGATATCGTAATTGCCTTCTCAACAGCTCAAATATGCCAGCATTTTAATAATGACAGTAAAGAGAAATTAACCACGCTTAGGGAAGATAAACCTATTATGAATAATTTATTTACCGCGGCAGCAGAAGTGACGGAAGAAGCAATCTTAAATTCAATAAGTTGTGCTGTGACTACGACCGGAAGAAAAGGTAGACAGGTAGAAAGTTTTCCTTACAGTCTATTAACTGAATAA
- a CDS encoding amino acid ABC transporter ATP-binding protein: MENRHKILRVDKLNKCFGKLHVLKDIDLSVNQSEVVVLIGASGSGKSTLLRCLNFLEQCDSGTILLDGIAVNPKSQDMNKHRERVGMVFQHFNLFPHKTVLENVIEAPIYVKKIPKQHAIEEGKRLLEKVGLIDKIDVYPSKLSGGQKQRVAIARSLAMKPEILLFDEPTSALDPELVGEVLTTMKQLAEEGMTMVVVTHEMGFAREVADVVIYMHDGRIVEQGSPIEIFESPKNERTRDFLSRVL; the protein is encoded by the coding sequence ATGGAGAATCGTCATAAGATCTTAAGAGTAGATAAACTTAATAAGTGTTTTGGAAAATTGCACGTACTAAAGGATATTGATCTGTCTGTAAATCAAAGTGAAGTTGTGGTTTTAATTGGGGCTAGTGGATCGGGAAAGAGTACTTTGTTAAGATGTTTAAACTTTCTTGAACAATGCGATAGTGGAACAATATTGCTTGATGGAATTGCAGTTAATCCTAAGAGTCAGGACATGAATAAACATCGGGAAAGAGTAGGGATGGTATTCCAGCATTTTAATCTTTTTCCACATAAAACAGTACTTGAGAATGTTATTGAAGCCCCTATTTATGTAAAGAAAATACCTAAACAACATGCAATTGAGGAAGGAAAGAGATTGCTAGAAAAAGTGGGGCTAATTGACAAGATTGATGTATATCCATCAAAACTTTCTGGTGGGCAGAAACAGAGAGTTGCTATAGCTCGGTCATTAGCCATGAAACCGGAAATCCTTCTATTTGATGAACCGACATCTGCTCTAGATCCAGAACTAGTGGGCGAGGTTCTGACAACAATGAAACAGCTGGCTGAAGAAGGAATGACTATGGTAGTAGTGACTCATGAAATGGGATTTGCCCGAGAAGTTGCTGATGTTGTCATATATATGCATGACGGCCGGATAGTTGAACAAGGTAGTCCAATTGAAATATTTGAATCACCGAAAAACGAAAGGACGAGGGATTTTTTGAGCAGGGTGTTATAG
- a CDS encoding amino acid ABC transporter permease: MEGISHFITTFIDSFDLFIVAMFWTIAVTVCAFSIALVFGLFFGFLKVSKIKPLMWISDFYVWIIRGTPLVVQIFVLFYGLTNIVLIPTFWAVTIGLAFHVGGYLTEIIRGSIESIDDGQMEAGRSLGMSASLTMRRIILPQAFRRAIPSLGNQFIIALKDSALASFIGMQELFGVANLEGSTNFDFMTYLLIVSVYYLFIVYVFTFFVKILEKRLKVSN, from the coding sequence TTGGAAGGTATCAGTCATTTTATTACAACATTCATTGATAGTTTTGATTTATTTATTGTAGCCATGTTCTGGACGATAGCGGTTACAGTCTGCGCCTTTTCAATAGCCCTTGTTTTTGGTTTGTTTTTTGGATTCTTAAAAGTCTCGAAGATAAAGCCGCTTATGTGGATCTCAGATTTTTACGTTTGGATTATCCGAGGTACACCTTTAGTTGTGCAAATATTCGTTTTGTTCTATGGGTTAACCAACATAGTTTTAATACCAACTTTTTGGGCTGTAACAATTGGCCTTGCGTTCCATGTGGGAGGTTACTTAACTGAAATTATAAGAGGATCCATTGAATCTATAGACGATGGTCAAATGGAAGCGGGAAGATCTTTGGGTATGAGTGCCTCTCTGACGATGAGAAGAATAATTTTACCGCAGGCATTTCGGCGTGCAATTCCTTCATTGGGCAACCAATTTATAATTGCTCTAAAAGACTCCGCGCTAGCTTCCTTCATCGGTATGCAGGAATTGTTTGGAGTCGCTAACCTTGAAGGATCAACCAATTTTGACTTTATGACCTATTTATTGATAGTTTCCGTTTATTACCTCTTTATAGTTTATGTCTTTACTTTCTTTGTGAAGATTCTTGAAAAGAGATTAAAGGTAAGTAATTAG
- a CDS encoding transporter substrate-binding domain-containing protein: MMRKLSTLFLFIILMILTACGQSNSVETGSKDISQEFDLVEPGKLTIVSSGGFVPFTDMQNGEMVGYDIDVGREIAKILGLEPKFEKADFSGMITGIQQGRYDIAINSHTITEDRKKQVNFTQPYYYSGSMIFSPPGSNIKTVDDLKGATIALNRSSNYYQEAQQYTDKFDFYDDDLRALQAVASGHGDAGITDAILGQLAIQNGLKLEAQQQFNKTEQAIPIDKDNEKLLEAINDAMDQLRANGKLKELSMKWIGVDVTEPPKNTVD, from the coding sequence ATGATGAGGAAACTTAGCACTCTTTTTTTATTCATAATATTGATGATACTGACTGCTTGCGGTCAAAGTAATAGCGTTGAGACTGGCAGTAAGGACATATCTCAAGAATTTGATCTTGTAGAGCCAGGAAAACTGACCATTGTTTCATCCGGAGGATTTGTACCATTTACTGACATGCAAAATGGAGAAATGGTAGGTTATGATATCGACGTTGGTAGAGAAATTGCAAAGATATTAGGTTTGGAGCCGAAGTTTGAAAAAGCTGATTTTAGCGGGATGATTACAGGAATACAACAGGGAAGATACGATATAGCCATTAACAGTCATACTATTACTGAAGACCGTAAGAAACAAGTGAATTTTACACAACCTTATTACTATTCAGGATCTATGATCTTTTCCCCACCTGGAAGTAACATAAAAACAGTAGACGACTTAAAAGGTGCCACAATCGCTTTAAATAGAAGCTCAAACTACTACCAAGAAGCACAGCAGTACACGGATAAATTCGACTTTTATGATGATGATTTACGCGCATTACAAGCTGTTGCTAGTGGCCATGGAGATGCAGGAATTACTGATGCCATACTCGGGCAATTGGCTATCCAAAACGGTTTAAAACTAGAGGCGCAACAACAATTTAATAAGACAGAACAAGCGATTCCTATAGACAAGGATAATGAAAAATTACTAGAAGCAATTAATGATGCAATGGATCAGTTAAGAGCGAACGGGAAATTAAAGGAACTATCCATGAAGTGGATTGGGGTTGATGTTACTGAACCACCAAAAAATACTGTGGATTAA
- a CDS encoding LysR family transcriptional regulator — protein sequence MNIEQIEAFLYVSLTKSFKKAGELLYISQPTVSARIKTLENEIGHQLFVRNGKQITLTKEGEAFIPYAKKGVEFLQDGLLAIDDTKGKTKGNISVSIVLTMTNYIFPSLIRDFNQSFPEVKLTVHTGHSHNVLNMVLNHDVSLGISRSVDHPKIKTIHLLDDEMVLVIYRDHPFFSRNSILLEEVVNEPLILFNRGSLDWALINNAFGHLNRKPNVVLEADNIEFVKQMIMEKMGIGILPRTSIERELEFNNLCVVKIKDLPQLSRPFQLIYLKETKVEGILKVFIDFVRERMTL from the coding sequence TTGAATATCGAACAAATTGAGGCTTTTCTATATGTATCTTTAACAAAAAGTTTTAAAAAGGCGGGAGAACTGCTATATATCTCCCAACCAACAGTTAGTGCAAGAATAAAAACTCTGGAAAATGAAATAGGTCATCAGCTTTTTGTCAGAAACGGCAAGCAAATAACATTAACCAAGGAAGGAGAAGCATTTATCCCTTATGCAAAAAAAGGAGTAGAATTCTTACAAGATGGATTATTAGCTATTGATGATACCAAGGGTAAAACTAAAGGAAATATCAGCGTTTCAATAGTATTAACAATGACCAATTATATTTTTCCAAGCCTGATCAGGGACTTTAATCAATCATTTCCTGAGGTGAAGTTAACTGTACATACAGGACACTCCCATAATGTACTGAATATGGTTCTGAACCATGATGTCTCACTCGGAATCTCACGTTCTGTAGACCACCCCAAAATTAAAACGATTCACTTATTAGATGATGAAATGGTACTTGTTATCTATCGTGACCATCCTTTTTTCTCTCGAAATTCCATTCTCTTAGAAGAAGTTGTAAACGAACCCTTAATATTATTTAATCGAGGTTCACTTGATTGGGCACTAATAAACAATGCTTTTGGTCATTTGAACCGAAAACCCAACGTAGTTCTAGAAGCTGATAATATCGAATTTGTAAAGCAGATGATAATGGAGAAAATGGGCATAGGGATTCTTCCACGAACCTCCATTGAGAGAGAGTTAGAGTTTAATAATCTTTGCGTTGTGAAGATAAAAGACCTCCCCCAATTAAGTCGTCCTTTTCAACTAATCTATCTAAAGGAGACAAAGGTAGAAGGCATACTAAAGGTTTTTATTGACTTTGTGCGTGAAAGAATGACCCTTTAA